From Streptomyces fungicidicus, one genomic window encodes:
- a CDS encoding menaquinone biosynthesis decarboxylase, giving the protein MAYDDLRSLLRALEREGDLKRIKAEVDPYLEVGEIVDRVNKAGGPALLFENVRGSGMPLAMNVYGTDRRLLKALGLKAYTDISDKIGGLLKPELPQGFIGVREAFGKLGAMTHVPPKKVKSQDAPVHEVVLTGDDVDLDRLPALFTWPKDGGSFFNLGLTHTKDPESGIRNLGLYRLQRHDKRTIGMHWQIHKDSRNHYQVAARRGERLPVAIAFGCPPAVTYASTAPLPGDIDEYLFAGFLQGKRIEMVDCKTVPLQVPAQAEVVVEGWLEPGEMLPEGPFGDHTGFYTPQEPFPALKIDCVTMRKRPLLQSIVVGRPPTEDGPLGRATERFFLPLLKIIVPDIVDYHLPESGGFHNCAIVSIDKKYPKHAQKVMHAIWGAHMMSLTKLIVVVDSDCDVHDLHEVSWRALGNTDYARDLTVVEGPVDHLDHSSYQQFWGGKAGIDATKKWPEEGYTRDGGWPDMVESDPDTAALVDRRWKEYGL; this is encoded by the coding sequence ATGGCTTACGACGATCTTCGCTCCCTGCTCAGGGCGCTGGAGCGCGAGGGCGACCTCAAGCGCATCAAGGCCGAGGTCGACCCGTATCTGGAGGTCGGTGAGATCGTCGACCGGGTGAACAAGGCCGGCGGTCCCGCGCTGCTCTTCGAGAACGTGCGCGGCTCCGGCATGCCCCTCGCGATGAACGTGTACGGCACCGACCGCCGTCTGCTGAAGGCGCTCGGCCTCAAGGCGTACACGGACATCAGCGACAAGATCGGCGGGCTGCTGAAGCCCGAGCTGCCGCAGGGCTTCATCGGGGTGCGCGAGGCCTTCGGCAAGCTCGGCGCGATGACCCATGTGCCGCCGAAGAAGGTGAAGTCCCAGGACGCGCCCGTGCACGAGGTCGTCCTCACCGGCGACGACGTGGACCTCGACCGGCTCCCCGCGCTGTTCACCTGGCCCAAGGACGGCGGCTCCTTCTTCAACCTGGGCCTCACCCACACCAAGGACCCCGAGTCCGGCATCCGCAACCTCGGCCTGTACCGGCTGCAGCGCCACGACAAGCGCACCATCGGCATGCACTGGCAGATCCACAAGGACAGCCGCAACCACTACCAGGTGGCCGCCCGGCGCGGCGAACGGCTGCCCGTCGCCATCGCCTTCGGCTGCCCGCCCGCCGTGACGTACGCCTCCACCGCGCCGCTTCCCGGCGACATCGACGAGTACCTGTTCGCCGGGTTCCTGCAGGGCAAGCGGATCGAGATGGTCGACTGCAAGACCGTGCCGCTCCAGGTCCCGGCGCAGGCCGAGGTCGTCGTCGAGGGCTGGCTGGAGCCCGGCGAGATGCTCCCCGAGGGGCCGTTCGGCGACCACACCGGCTTCTACACCCCGCAGGAGCCGTTCCCCGCCCTGAAGATCGACTGCGTGACGATGCGCAAGCGCCCGCTGCTCCAGTCGATCGTCGTCGGCCGCCCGCCGACCGAGGACGGGCCGCTGGGCCGGGCGACGGAGCGCTTCTTCCTCCCCCTGCTCAAGATCATCGTCCCGGACATCGTGGACTACCACCTCCCCGAGTCCGGCGGCTTCCACAACTGCGCGATCGTCTCGATCGACAAGAAGTACCCCAAACACGCCCAGAAGGTGATGCACGCCATCTGGGGCGCCCACATGATGTCGTTGACCAAGCTGATCGTGGTCGTCGACTCCGACTGCGACGTCCACGATCTGCACGAGGTCTCCTGGCGGGCCCTCGGCAACACCGACTACGCCCGCGACCTCACCGTCGTCGAGGGTCCCGTCGACCATCTCGACCACTCCTCGTACCAGCAGTTCTGGGGCGGCAAGGCGGGCATCGACGCGACGAAGAAGTGGCCCGAGGAGGGGTACACGCGCGACGGCGGCTGGCCCGACATGGTCGAGTCCGACCCGGACACCGCCGCGCTGGTCGACCGCCGCTGGAAGGAGTACGGACTGTGA
- a CDS encoding TetR/AcrR family transcriptional regulator, whose amino-acid sequence MSPKQHRGEVTVEQLLDATLRVYGESGEQGLTVGAVTAASGVSPGSLYHHFGSMDGLLTALLMRWLERLLVRMVTALERSDSARAGVEALVRAYLAFIRDHRDAGLLLHSSRADELGMRQAKQLRDAQEARLSPLSAWVGRHIESGELAPLSVSVLESLILGPVIGVSRRWLTLGDIDLDEAAEVLPDRIWRSVAAGPR is encoded by the coding sequence ATGAGCCCCAAGCAGCACCGCGGCGAGGTCACCGTCGAACAGCTTCTGGACGCGACGCTGCGCGTGTACGGGGAGTCGGGCGAGCAGGGTCTCACCGTCGGCGCGGTGACCGCGGCGAGCGGCGTCAGCCCGGGCAGCCTGTACCACCACTTCGGCAGCATGGACGGCCTGCTGACCGCCCTGCTGATGCGCTGGCTGGAGCGGCTGCTGGTCCGGATGGTCACGGCTCTGGAGCGGTCGGACTCCGCGCGGGCCGGTGTCGAGGCCCTCGTACGGGCCTATCTCGCGTTCATCCGCGACCACCGGGACGCGGGCCTGCTGCTGCACTCCTCCCGCGCCGACGAGCTGGGCATGCGCCAGGCGAAGCAGCTGCGCGACGCCCAGGAGGCCCGGCTCTCCCCGCTGTCCGCCTGGGTGGGCCGGCACATCGAGTCGGGCGAGCTCGCGCCCCTGTCGGTGTCGGTGCTCGAGTCCCTGATCCTGGGGCCGGTCATCGGCGTCAGCCGCCGCTGGCTGACGCTCGGTGACATCGACCTCGACGAGGCGGCGGAGGTCCTGCCGGACCGGATCTGGCGGTCGGTCGCCGCCGGCCCGCGGTGA
- a CDS encoding UbiX family flavin prenyltransferase, producing MNAGESGRKPWIVGVSGASGTPYAAAVLRALLAAGESVDLVVSRASRLTLLDETGIAYRDAHWRDDLREWLSRGADGKPDTFTVDLDGVRHWAAGDLAAGPSSGSYPAKGMLIVPASTACVAGVALGLSKDLLQRTASVTLKEGRTLVVAVRETPLNGQTLRHLVTLDDAGAAVVPASPAFYAGATHIQDLVDFVAGRVLDAAGVGHRLYRRWEGELGGGSRTD from the coding sequence GTGAACGCAGGAGAATCGGGGCGCAAGCCTTGGATCGTGGGGGTGTCGGGGGCGTCCGGGACGCCCTACGCAGCCGCAGTGCTGCGTGCGCTGCTGGCGGCGGGGGAGAGTGTCGACCTCGTCGTCAGCCGTGCCTCCCGGCTCACCCTGCTGGACGAGACCGGCATCGCCTACCGGGACGCCCACTGGCGCGACGACCTGCGGGAATGGCTGTCCCGGGGGGCGGACGGCAAGCCGGACACCTTCACCGTCGACCTCGACGGAGTACGGCACTGGGCCGCCGGCGACCTCGCGGCCGGGCCGTCCTCGGGGTCGTACCCGGCCAAGGGCATGCTGATCGTGCCCGCCTCCACGGCCTGTGTGGCCGGGGTGGCGCTCGGACTCTCCAAGGACCTGCTGCAGCGGACGGCGAGCGTCACCCTGAAGGAGGGACGCACGCTGGTCGTGGCCGTACGGGAGACCCCGCTGAACGGCCAGACCCTGCGGCACCTCGTCACGCTGGACGACGCGGGCGCCGCCGTGGTGCCCGCCTCGCCGGCCTTCTACGCGGGCGCGACGCACATCCAGGACCTGGTGGACTTCGTCGCCGGACGCGTACTCGACGCGGCGGGCGTCGGCCACCGGCTCTACCGCCGCTGGGAGGGCGAACTCGGCGGCGGATCCCGCACCGACTGA
- a CDS encoding dicarboxylate/amino acid:cation symporter: MSVSTNTQFKLPIRAPFWAQILTGLVLGVLLGWLARSQDVSWLVTTLEKVGGTFIGLLKLAVAPLVFFAILVSITNLRKVNNAARLASRTLLWFMVTSLIAVAIGLVIGLVTNPGAGTGLTPADGAAPEKTGSWIDFLTGIVPTDVITPFTELNVLQIVFMAAVAGIAALQLGEKAQPILTLSESVLELLQKALWWVIRLAPLGTVGLIGNAIATYGWDLIGKYATFTADIYVGCLIVLFGVYPALLATVGKVGPVQFFKGAWPAIQLAFVSRSSVGTMPLTQKVTERLGVPKEYASFAVPFGATTKMDGCAAIYPAIAAIFVAQIFDIPLGVGDYLLIAFVSVVGSAATAGLTGATVMLTLTLSTLGLPMEGVGLLLAIDPILDMIRTATNVAGQVVCPVIVASREKILDREKYNSVASAPIDADEPRVVAAAA; the protein is encoded by the coding sequence ATGTCCGTGTCCACGAACACGCAGTTCAAGCTGCCCATTCGCGCGCCCTTCTGGGCCCAGATACTCACCGGCCTCGTCCTGGGCGTCCTGCTCGGCTGGCTCGCCCGCAGCCAGGACGTCTCCTGGCTGGTCACCACCCTGGAGAAGGTCGGCGGCACCTTCATCGGCCTGCTGAAGCTGGCCGTCGCCCCGCTCGTCTTCTTCGCGATCCTGGTCTCCATCACCAATCTGCGGAAGGTCAACAACGCGGCCCGCCTGGCCTCGCGGACCCTCCTCTGGTTCATGGTCACCTCGCTGATCGCGGTGGCGATCGGCCTGGTCATCGGCCTGGTCACCAACCCGGGCGCCGGTACCGGCCTCACCCCGGCGGACGGCGCCGCGCCGGAGAAGACCGGCTCCTGGATCGACTTCCTCACCGGCATCGTGCCCACCGACGTGATCACGCCGTTCACCGAGCTGAACGTGCTGCAGATCGTCTTCATGGCCGCCGTCGCCGGTATCGCCGCCCTCCAGCTCGGCGAGAAGGCGCAGCCGATCCTCACCCTGAGCGAGTCCGTCCTCGAACTCCTCCAGAAGGCCCTGTGGTGGGTCATCCGCCTCGCGCCCCTCGGCACCGTCGGCCTCATCGGCAACGCCATCGCCACCTACGGCTGGGACCTGATCGGCAAGTACGCCACCTTCACCGCCGACATCTACGTCGGCTGCCTCATCGTCCTCTTCGGCGTCTACCCGGCGCTGCTGGCGACCGTCGGCAAGGTCGGCCCGGTGCAGTTCTTCAAGGGCGCCTGGCCCGCGATCCAGCTGGCCTTCGTCTCCCGCTCCAGCGTCGGCACCATGCCGCTCACCCAGAAGGTCACCGAGCGCCTCGGCGTGCCGAAGGAGTACGCCTCCTTCGCCGTCCCGTTCGGCGCGACGACCAAGATGGACGGCTGCGCCGCGATCTACCCGGCCATCGCCGCGATCTTCGTCGCGCAGATCTTCGACATCCCGCTCGGCGTCGGCGACTACCTGCTGATCGCGTTCGTCTCGGTGGTCGGCTCCGCCGCCACGGCCGGCCTCACCGGCGCGACGGTGATGCTCACCCTCACCCTCTCCACCCTGGGCCTGCCCATGGAGGGCGTGGGCCTGCTCCTCGCCATCGACCCCATCCTCGACATGATCCGCACCGCGACCAACGTCGCCGGCCAGGTCGTATGCCCGGTGATTGTGGCGTCGCGGGAGAAGATCCTCGACCGCGAGAAGTACAACAGCGTGGCGTCGGCGCCCATCGACGCGGACGAACCGCGGGTGGTGGCTGCCGCCGCTTGA
- a CDS encoding serine/threonine-protein kinase, producing MIELGGSGAEPLEDEDPRRIGPVPLIGRLGAGGMGRVYLGVHEGRYAAVKQLLPSVVAEDRDFLRRFGHELDNLARLPEDATAPLLAGDRTARPPWFATAYVPGLTLREALEAHEGPLPTAALWLLLREAASGLAAVHALDMVHRDIKPSNVMLTLDGLTLIDFGVARAAEQSQLTRTGMVVGTPAYMSPEQASGARRSTGAVDVFALGSVLAYAASGRPPFGDESGHGVLYRIVHEEPDLDAVRALDPELAEVVAACLDKDYEGRPTAAELVELAERHGPFTPPLWPEAVTARLAERAAFAERTPAVPEEPETPGASAPTPPAPEKRGRRTRLVPVVVPVVVVTTGATLAFTLLPYTFDGDRAGPTPSASVTASADAHPGTAGGSAKPSPSASASSSKEAKKPEASGSPESPAGAGAEGAGADADKDTDGGGGKGDGSGGAGGGDDSAPDTGTGAGPETEAPSTGGIILRNGSSGRCLTASGGSGYGYVSAGDCAAGAAGWTLRSVSSGTYRIVHRESGNCLSGYGSMHSASCGADSAQVWRFGSGGTVILTNTGRCLEHSRPSNQIMVRACEGTASQSWSRG from the coding sequence GTGATCGAGCTGGGTGGAAGCGGCGCCGAGCCGCTGGAGGACGAGGACCCGCGGCGGATCGGACCGGTCCCGCTCATCGGGCGGCTCGGAGCCGGCGGCATGGGCCGCGTCTATCTCGGCGTGCACGAGGGGCGGTACGCGGCGGTCAAGCAGCTGCTGCCGTCGGTCGTCGCCGAGGACAGGGACTTCCTGCGCCGCTTCGGACACGAGCTGGACAACCTCGCCCGCTTACCCGAGGACGCCACCGCCCCGCTGCTCGCGGGCGACCGCACCGCCCGGCCGCCGTGGTTCGCCACCGCCTACGTCCCCGGCCTCACCCTGCGCGAGGCCCTGGAGGCCCACGAGGGTCCGCTGCCCACCGCCGCCCTCTGGCTGCTGCTGCGCGAGGCCGCTTCCGGGCTCGCCGCGGTGCACGCGCTGGACATGGTGCACCGGGACATCAAGCCGTCCAACGTCATGCTCACCCTCGACGGCCTCACCCTGATCGACTTCGGGGTGGCCCGCGCCGCCGAGCAGAGCCAGCTCACCCGCACCGGCATGGTGGTGGGCACGCCCGCCTACATGTCCCCCGAACAGGCCTCGGGCGCCCGCAGGTCGACCGGGGCCGTCGACGTCTTCGCGCTCGGCTCGGTCCTCGCCTACGCGGCGAGCGGTCGGCCCCCCTTCGGCGACGAGTCCGGGCACGGCGTGCTGTACCGGATCGTGCACGAGGAGCCCGACCTCGACGCCGTACGGGCCCTGGACCCCGAGCTCGCCGAGGTCGTCGCCGCCTGCCTCGACAAGGACTACGAGGGCCGGCCCACCGCCGCCGAACTGGTCGAACTCGCCGAGCGCCACGGCCCGTTCACCCCGCCCCTGTGGCCGGAGGCGGTCACGGCGCGGCTGGCCGAACGGGCGGCGTTCGCGGAGCGGACACCGGCCGTGCCGGAGGAACCGGAGACACCCGGGGCGTCCGCGCCCACGCCGCCGGCGCCGGAGAAGCGGGGCCGCCGGACACGGCTGGTCCCCGTCGTCGTCCCCGTCGTGGTCGTCACGACGGGCGCCACCCTCGCCTTCACGCTCCTGCCCTACACCTTCGACGGCGACCGGGCCGGGCCCACCCCCTCCGCGTCGGTCACGGCCTCCGCCGACGCGCACCCGGGGACGGCCGGCGGGTCCGCCAAGCCGTCGCCGTCCGCGAGCGCGTCCTCCTCGAAGGAAGCGAAGAAGCCGGAAGCATCAGGGTCCCCCGAGTCGCCCGCCGGAGCCGGTGCGGAGGGCGCCGGAGCCGACGCGGACAAGGACACGGACGGCGGAGGCGGGAAGGGCGACGGTTCGGGAGGTGCCGGCGGCGGGGACGACTCCGCCCCGGACACGGGCACCGGCGCGGGACCGGAGACCGAGGCCCCGTCGACGGGCGGGATCATCCTGCGCAACGGATCGAGCGGGCGGTGCCTCACGGCGTCAGGGGGCTCCGGCTACGGCTACGTCTCCGCGGGGGACTGCGCCGCCGGCGCGGCCGGCTGGACCCTGCGGAGCGTCTCGTCCGGCACCTACCGGATCGTCCACCGGGAGTCCGGCAACTGCCTGTCCGGCTACGGTTCGATGCACAGCGCGTCCTGCGGTGCGGACAGCGCCCAGGTATGGCGGTTCGGCTCGGGCGGCACCGTGATCCTCACGAACACCGGCAGGTGTCTGGAGCACTCGCGGCCGAGCAACCAGATCATGGTGCGGGCGTGCGAGGGGACGGCGTCCCAGAGCTGGTCCAGGGGCTGA
- the mqnE gene encoding aminofutalosine synthase MqnE yields MDVGLKRELEEKVRTGVRLTREDGIALYESDDLAWLGGLAHEVRTRLNGDVVHFNVNRHLNMTNVCTASCAYCSFQRKPGEKDAYTMRIEEAVKLAKAMQPENLTELHIVNGLHPNLPWRYYPRSLRELKAALPDVSLKAFTATEIHHFETISGLSASEILDELIDAGLESLTGGGAEIFDWEVRQHIVDHRTHWEDWSRIHRLAHEKGLKTPCTMLYGHIEEPRHRVDHVLRLRELQDETGGFQVFIPLRYQHDFVDMKDGKVRNRLQARTRMATGAEALKTFAVSRLLFDNVPHVKVFWVMHGVQTAQLALQHGADDMDGSVVEYKITHDADDFGTPNKLTREDLLDLIRDAGFRPVERNTRYEVLREYDGPDPARRDAPQPMRV; encoded by the coding sequence ATGGACGTCGGGCTCAAGCGCGAGCTGGAGGAAAAGGTCAGGACCGGTGTGCGCCTGACCCGTGAGGACGGCATCGCGCTGTACGAGTCGGACGACCTGGCGTGGCTGGGCGGGCTGGCGCACGAGGTGCGGACGCGGCTCAACGGCGACGTCGTGCACTTCAACGTCAACCGCCACCTCAACATGACCAACGTGTGCACCGCCTCCTGCGCGTACTGCTCCTTCCAGCGCAAGCCGGGGGAGAAGGACGCGTACACGATGCGCATCGAGGAGGCGGTGAAGCTCGCCAAGGCGATGCAGCCGGAGAACCTGACCGAGCTGCACATCGTCAACGGGCTGCACCCCAACCTGCCGTGGCGTTACTACCCGCGCTCGCTGCGGGAGTTGAAGGCCGCGCTGCCCGACGTCTCGCTGAAGGCGTTCACCGCCACCGAGATCCACCACTTCGAGACGATCTCCGGGCTGTCCGCCTCGGAGATCCTCGACGAGCTGATCGACGCGGGCCTCGAGTCCCTCACCGGCGGCGGCGCGGAGATCTTCGACTGGGAGGTGCGGCAGCACATCGTCGACCACCGGACCCACTGGGAGGACTGGTCGCGGATCCACCGGCTGGCGCACGAGAAGGGGCTGAAGACCCCGTGCACCATGCTGTACGGCCACATCGAGGAGCCCCGCCACCGGGTGGACCACGTGCTGCGGCTGCGCGAACTCCAGGACGAGACCGGCGGCTTCCAGGTCTTCATCCCGCTGCGCTACCAGCACGACTTCGTGGACATGAAGGACGGCAAGGTGCGCAACCGGCTCCAGGCCCGGACGCGGATGGCGACCGGGGCGGAGGCGCTGAAGACGTTCGCGGTGTCGCGGCTGCTGTTCGACAACGTGCCGCACGTCAAGGTGTTCTGGGTGATGCACGGTGTGCAGACCGCGCAACTCGCGCTGCAGCACGGGGCGGACGACATGGACGGGTCGGTCGTCGAGTACAAGATCACGCATGACGCGGACGACTTCGGCACGCCGAACAAGCTGACCCGCGAGGACCTGCTGGACCTCATCCGCGACGCAGGGTTCCGGCCGGTCGAGCGGAACACCCGCTACGAGGTCCTCCGGGAGTACGACGGACCCGACCCGGCGCGCCGGGACGCGCCGCAGCCGATGCGGGTGTGA
- a CDS encoding Lrp/AsnC family transcriptional regulator gives MDAVDRQLIQALRENGRASYAELGRLVGLSGPSVTDRINRLEAAGVITGYRATVDAASLGLGVIALIGISLSDAADHEDVAQRLKDLSEIEDCWFIAGDDSFMLKVRATDVDGLEKIIRRLSGTKGVSRTRTTIVLSTKWENRVGELPEEVG, from the coding sequence ATGGACGCGGTGGACAGGCAGCTCATCCAGGCCCTGAGGGAGAACGGCCGGGCCTCCTACGCGGAGCTGGGACGCCTCGTCGGCCTGTCGGGCCCCAGCGTCACCGACCGCATCAACCGGCTGGAGGCGGCCGGTGTCATCACCGGCTACCGCGCCACCGTGGACGCCGCCTCGCTGGGGCTCGGCGTCATCGCCCTGATCGGCATCTCGCTCTCCGACGCCGCCGACCACGAGGACGTGGCGCAGCGGCTGAAGGACCTGAGCGAGATCGAGGACTGCTGGTTCATCGCCGGTGACGACTCCTTCATGCTCAAGGTGCGGGCGACCGACGTGGACGGCCTGGAGAAGATCATCCGCCGGCTGTCCGGCACCAAGGGCGTCTCCCGCACCCGTACCACCATCGTGCTCTCCACCAAGTGGGAGAACCGCGTCGGTGAGCTGCCCGAGGAGGTCGGCTGA
- the mqnP gene encoding menaquinone biosynthesis prenyltransferase MqnP, with product MTSASAALPQQPGRTKAFLRLVMIEHSVFALPFAYIAALTAMYELDGNIHWGRLLLVTLAMVGLRTFAMAANRIIDREIDARNPRTAHRELVTGAMSVKHAWTGALVALVVFLGAAALLNPLCLALAPVAVIPMVVYPYGKRFTNFPQAILGLAQAMGPVGGWLAVTGSWSWDAVVLGLAVGVWIGGFDLIYACQDVDTDREIGVKSVPARFGIPAAIWGARACHAVTTALFVWYAVLTGAGAFLWLGLLIVAAAFVYEHTIVRPHDLTRLNRAFFSVNGFIGIALFVCALLDLLVRGLTV from the coding sequence GTGACCTCGGCCTCCGCCGCGCTTCCGCAGCAGCCGGGACGCACCAAGGCCTTCCTCCGCCTGGTGATGATCGAGCACTCGGTCTTCGCCCTCCCCTTCGCGTACATCGCGGCCCTCACCGCGATGTACGAACTGGACGGGAACATCCACTGGGGCCGGCTGCTCCTGGTCACCCTCGCCATGGTCGGCCTGCGCACCTTCGCGATGGCCGCCAACCGGATCATCGACCGCGAGATCGACGCCCGAAACCCGCGCACCGCCCACCGCGAACTGGTCACCGGCGCGATGTCGGTGAAACACGCCTGGACCGGCGCGCTCGTCGCCCTCGTCGTCTTCCTCGGCGCGGCGGCCCTGCTCAACCCGCTCTGCCTGGCCCTCGCGCCCGTCGCCGTGATCCCGATGGTGGTGTATCCGTACGGCAAGCGGTTCACCAACTTCCCGCAGGCCATCCTCGGTCTCGCGCAGGCCATGGGCCCGGTCGGCGGCTGGCTGGCCGTCACCGGGTCCTGGTCCTGGGACGCGGTGGTCCTCGGACTCGCGGTCGGCGTCTGGATCGGCGGCTTCGACCTGATCTACGCCTGCCAGGACGTCGACACCGACCGTGAGATCGGCGTGAAGTCGGTGCCGGCCCGCTTCGGCATCCCCGCGGCCATCTGGGGCGCCCGCGCCTGCCACGCCGTCACGACGGCCCTGTTCGTCTGGTACGCGGTGCTCACCGGCGCCGGCGCGTTCCTCTGGCTCGGCCTGCTGATCGTGGCCGCCGCCTTCGTCTACGAGCACACCATCGTCCGCCCGCACGACCTGACCCGTCTCAACCGGGCGTTCTTCAGCGTCAACGGGTTCATCGGCATCGCGCTGTTCGTGTGCGCGCTGCTGGACCTGCTGGTGCGGGGCCTGACGGTGTAG
- a CDS encoding dienelactone hydrolase family protein: MRFTSGTSFDGVREQLFTLGEIPGVLWTPEGAVGTRPLIVMGHGGGRHKKDPDILSRAAHFVTGGGFAVVAVDVPGHGDRPKDVELDRIATENQARVAAGAELAPLIAGFQALVAGRTVPEWRAALDAVQRNGDVGAGPVGYWGVSLGCGLGVPFVAAEPRVRAAVLGLGGALASAADAARITVPVEFLVQWDDERVPREESLALYDAFGSAEKTLHANPGPHGELPAFERDSALRFFSRHLN; the protein is encoded by the coding sequence ATGCGCTTCACCTCCGGGACATCGTTCGACGGTGTCCGTGAACAGCTCTTCACCCTCGGCGAGATCCCCGGCGTGCTGTGGACGCCCGAAGGCGCCGTCGGCACCCGCCCCCTGATCGTGATGGGGCACGGCGGCGGCCGGCACAAGAAGGACCCCGACATCCTGAGCCGGGCGGCGCACTTCGTCACCGGCGGCGGCTTCGCGGTGGTCGCGGTCGACGTGCCGGGCCACGGCGACCGGCCCAAGGACGTGGAACTCGACCGGATCGCGACCGAGAACCAGGCCCGAGTCGCGGCCGGCGCGGAACTCGCCCCGCTCATCGCCGGTTTCCAGGCGCTGGTGGCCGGCCGGACCGTCCCGGAGTGGCGGGCCGCCCTGGACGCGGTCCAGCGGAACGGCGACGTGGGCGCCGGACCGGTCGGCTACTGGGGGGTGTCGCTGGGCTGCGGACTCGGCGTCCCGTTCGTCGCCGCCGAACCCCGGGTGCGCGCCGCGGTGCTCGGCCTGGGCGGCGCCCTCGCCTCGGCGGCGGACGCCGCGCGGATCACCGTCCCGGTGGAGTTCCTGGTCCAGTGGGACGACGAACGGGTGCCGCGGGAGGAGAGCCTCGCCCTGTACGACGCCTTCGGCTCGGCCGAGAAGACCCTGCACGCCAACCCCGGACCGCACGGGGAACTCCCCGCGTTCGAACGGGACAGCGCGCTGCGGTTCTTCTCCCGGCACCTGAACTGA
- a CDS encoding PLD nuclease N-terminal domain-containing protein has product MLRVLMFLVPLALSIYAFIDCISTKDEDIRHMPKPLWAILVLLFPLVGSISWLIAGKKRHPAGGAAGSPWGRGGGRQQWVAPDDNPEFLKSLDDDKDKDDRPGDGERGGAG; this is encoded by the coding sequence ATGCTTCGGGTGCTGATGTTCCTCGTGCCGCTGGCCCTGAGCATCTACGCGTTCATCGACTGCATCAGCACGAAGGACGAGGACATCCGCCACATGCCCAAGCCGCTGTGGGCGATCCTCGTGCTGCTGTTCCCGCTGGTCGGCTCGATCTCGTGGCTGATCGCCGGCAAGAAGCGGCACCCCGCGGGCGGCGCCGCCGGTTCCCCCTGGGGCCGGGGCGGCGGCCGGCAGCAGTGGGTGGCCCCGGACGACAACCCCGAGTTCCTGAAGTCGCTGGACGACGACAAGGACAAGGACGACAGGCCGGGGGACGGCGAGCGCGGCGGAGCCGGCTGA
- a CDS encoding DUF4229 domain-containing protein, giving the protein MLRYTLMRLGIFVACLVVVWGLVYSGLAPSGLGDSNGLWVVLLALLISAPISLVVLRKERDRASEGIVRRVERAKANLDANRNQEDAADDTARAQGQTQGQTS; this is encoded by the coding sequence ATGCTCCGCTACACGCTGATGCGCCTCGGGATCTTCGTGGCCTGCCTCGTGGTCGTCTGGGGCCTCGTCTACTCCGGCCTCGCCCCGAGCGGCCTCGGCGACTCCAACGGCCTGTGGGTCGTCCTGCTCGCCCTGCTGATCTCGGCCCCCATCAGCCTCGTCGTACTCCGCAAGGAGCGGGACCGGGCCTCCGAGGGCATCGTGCGGCGGGTGGAGCGCGCGAAGGCCAACCTCGACGCCAACCGCAACCAGGAGGACGCGGCCGACGACACCGCCCGCGCCCAGGGGCAGACGCAGGGCCAGACCTCGTAA
- a CDS encoding GNAT family N-acetyltransferase → MPLTFTFDPVVTPELRDGILELWTDVTNAGGAVGFVPPVTPEDIRPGLVRQFVAMAEERSRLLVGHDEEGRVAATAFLTLNTHHLMTHWLWLYTVMVHPRHQGRGYGRDLLAAAADAARTVDGIEAIRLTCRGGLGLERFYASCGYKEVGRVPGAIRVAPGDDRDDVVLLLPLG, encoded by the coding sequence ATGCCCCTTACTTTCACCTTCGACCCCGTCGTCACCCCCGAACTCCGCGACGGCATCCTCGAGCTGTGGACCGATGTCACCAACGCCGGCGGGGCGGTCGGCTTCGTGCCGCCCGTCACACCCGAGGACATCCGCCCGGGGCTGGTGCGGCAGTTCGTCGCGATGGCGGAGGAGCGCTCCCGCCTCCTCGTCGGGCACGACGAGGAGGGGCGGGTGGCCGCGACGGCGTTCCTCACCCTCAACACCCACCACCTGATGACCCACTGGCTCTGGCTCTACACGGTGATGGTCCACCCCCGCCACCAGGGCAGGGGCTACGGCCGCGACCTGCTGGCCGCCGCCGCGGACGCCGCCCGCACCGTCGACGGCATCGAGGCGATCCGGCTCACCTGCCGCGGCGGCCTCGGACTCGAGCGCTTCTACGCCTCCTGCGGCTACAAGGAGGTCGGCCGGGTCCCGGGCGCGATCCGGGTCGCCCCCGGCGACGACCGGGACGACGTCGTCCTGCTGCTGCCCCTGGGATGA
- a CDS encoding putative leader peptide has product MFPTPRSVPLVARLHVDLCRVTAANCRP; this is encoded by the coding sequence GTGTTCCCCACGCCCCGGAGTGTTCCGCTCGTGGCGCGCCTGCACGTGGACCTCTGCCGGGTCACCGCCGCGAACTGTCGTCCCTGA